From a single Rhodococcus jostii RHA1 genomic region:
- a CDS encoding zinc-binding dehydrogenase yields MSNATQTDPASRTTGTATAMVLEGFGRAMAPRTFPRVDPDAGAVVVDVTHAGICGTDIHLQQGRLAIPVPVILGHEAVGRVHALGEGVTTDARGEELRVGDAVSWASNIPCGHCYYCEDQQEPSLCETRKVYGINQSSADWPHLSGGWSEQIYLQPGSTIVRIPSSVTPQQVIALGCAGPTAVHAVNRIAKPDAGNVVVVQGSGPVGLACAMYATLAGAAKVIIVGGPANRLEVARTAGIGDIHIDIFAETDRAARLDRILAETTGGRGADVVIEAAGVPTAVSEGIDIARRGGKYLVVGQYTDHGTTPINPHYITKKQLQVLGSWAFSPHNHLEYVESLPRLAARFDLASMVTEYPLGKAEEAMGDMRDGRSLKSVLVTGGQS; encoded by the coding sequence ATGAGTAATGCGACGCAGACGGACCCGGCGAGCCGGACCACCGGCACGGCCACAGCGATGGTGCTCGAAGGGTTCGGGCGGGCCATGGCGCCGAGGACGTTCCCACGCGTGGATCCCGACGCCGGCGCGGTCGTCGTCGACGTGACGCACGCGGGAATCTGTGGAACGGACATCCACCTGCAACAGGGTCGCCTGGCCATTCCGGTGCCGGTCATCCTGGGGCACGAGGCGGTCGGTCGAGTGCACGCCCTCGGCGAGGGTGTCACGACGGACGCGCGTGGCGAGGAGCTTCGCGTCGGAGATGCGGTGTCGTGGGCATCCAACATCCCGTGCGGGCACTGCTACTACTGCGAGGATCAGCAGGAACCGTCACTGTGTGAGACCCGCAAGGTGTACGGCATCAATCAGTCTTCGGCTGACTGGCCCCACCTGTCGGGTGGGTGGTCCGAGCAGATCTACCTCCAGCCCGGCTCGACGATCGTCCGCATCCCGTCCTCGGTGACACCGCAGCAGGTGATCGCTCTCGGCTGTGCCGGACCGACTGCCGTCCACGCGGTGAACAGGATCGCCAAGCCTGACGCAGGCAATGTCGTCGTGGTACAGGGCAGCGGACCGGTCGGACTGGCGTGCGCCATGTACGCCACGCTCGCCGGGGCGGCGAAGGTGATCATCGTCGGCGGACCGGCCAACCGTCTGGAGGTCGCGCGGACGGCCGGCATCGGCGACATCCACATCGACATCTTCGCTGAGACGGATCGAGCGGCCCGCCTGGATCGAATTCTCGCGGAAACGACGGGCGGGCGCGGTGCCGACGTCGTCATCGAGGCCGCCGGTGTACCGACGGCGGTGTCCGAGGGAATCGACATCGCCCGGCGCGGCGGCAAGTACCTCGTCGTCGGCCAGTACACGGACCACGGCACCACGCCGATCAACCCCCACTACATCACGAAGAAGCAGCTGCAGGTGCTGGGAAGCTGGGCGTTCTCCCCGCACAACCACCTCGAATACGTCGAATCGCTACCCCGACTCGCAGCACGGTTCGACCTCGCCTCGATGGTCACCGAGTACCCGCTCGGGAAGGCGGAAGAGGCTATGGGTGACATGCGGGACGGGCGCTCGCTCAAGTCGGTTCTGGTGACCGGAGGTCAGTCGTGA
- a CDS encoding acyl-CoA dehydrogenase family protein encodes MSIEHREFRASVRKLAQTKIAPHAADVDDKERFPSESWAALCSNDLPGLAHPESLGGSGADLLSQVIAVEEVAASCASSALVMLVNWAGTSTVLSQGSNELKQLVVPGVASGSAGAAWCMTEPRVGSDLSAIATTAVQDGSDWILNGQKRFISNAPWADWYAVLAKTGDKSLGVFIVHKDDDGVSFGAPEKKMGMRGSPTADVVLDGCRLPAVRVVNDPYRGFRYISAELNVSRALIAAQALGIAQGAFDAAVSYTTNRDQFGQPISRFQLLRGMVADMAVKIESARSLLYDAVHLIQDGDPAARAKVAMAKLLCSDNAMSVATDALQLHGGYGYVRDYPVERMMRDAKITQIYEGTNQIQRLLIAKSVYGK; translated from the coding sequence ATGAGTATCGAACACCGCGAGTTCCGCGCGAGCGTCCGCAAACTCGCGCAGACCAAGATCGCACCGCATGCCGCCGACGTGGATGACAAGGAGCGATTCCCGTCGGAATCGTGGGCGGCCTTGTGCAGCAACGACCTTCCCGGACTTGCACATCCCGAGAGCCTCGGTGGGAGTGGAGCCGATCTCCTCTCCCAGGTCATCGCAGTGGAGGAAGTCGCAGCATCCTGCGCAAGCTCGGCGCTGGTGATGCTGGTCAACTGGGCGGGCACGTCCACAGTGCTGAGTCAGGGCTCCAACGAGTTGAAGCAACTGGTGGTACCGGGTGTCGCGTCGGGCTCCGCCGGCGCTGCGTGGTGCATGACCGAGCCGCGCGTGGGTTCGGACCTGTCGGCCATCGCGACGACCGCAGTACAGGATGGTTCCGACTGGATTCTGAATGGGCAGAAGCGATTTATCAGTAATGCGCCGTGGGCCGACTGGTACGCGGTCCTGGCGAAGACCGGCGACAAGTCGCTCGGTGTCTTCATCGTGCACAAGGACGATGACGGCGTCAGCTTCGGTGCGCCCGAGAAGAAGATGGGAATGCGCGGCAGTCCGACGGCCGATGTCGTCCTCGACGGATGTCGGCTCCCCGCCGTTCGTGTCGTCAATGATCCCTATAGGGGGTTCCGGTACATCTCCGCGGAACTGAACGTCAGCCGCGCACTCATCGCGGCGCAGGCCCTCGGAATTGCGCAAGGCGCTTTCGATGCCGCCGTCTCGTACACGACGAACCGCGACCAGTTCGGCCAGCCCATTTCGCGCTTCCAGCTTCTGCGGGGCATGGTCGCCGATATGGCCGTCAAGATCGAGTCGGCTCGTTCGCTGCTTTACGACGCGGTCCATCTCATTCAGGACGGGGATCCGGCGGCGCGTGCGAAGGTGGCCATGGCGAAGCTGCTGTGCAGCGACAATGCCATGTCGGTGGCCACCGATGCGCTACAACTGCACGGCGGCTACGGCTATGTTCGTGACTATCCGGTGGAGCGGATGATGCGCGACGCCAAGATCACTCAGATCTATGAGGGCACCAATCAGATTCAGCGACTTCTCATCGCCAAATCGGTTTACGGAAAGTAG
- a CDS encoding CaiB/BaiF CoA transferase family protein produces MTATTGPLAGVRVLDMTRLAPGPYASMLLADLGADVIAIGGGRSGLPVPALSRGKEFISLDLKTEDGRQALRTLVSEADVFMEGFRPGVADRLGAGYAELSALNPGLVYCSVTGYGQGGPMAQRAGHDINYLAIGGALGVFGPSDQPPVPPLNLVADFAGGGLLSAFGILGALYDRTRTGKGRYIDSAMVDGVLSMMGMNFVDWQTPTLPGRGRGVLVGSMPFYRCYRCSDGRYVAVGALEVAFFERLWTTLNLGAVPNHFDESTWDLIEKSLTAEFEKKTMVEWTAVFADVDACVTPVLEPHELSTFDQIVARDPGFALDSVPVVPVFSGGPKRRITDTRIKTEEVLRRAGLPEDVAGRAAADGVPPSVTGLSWPPL; encoded by the coding sequence ATGACCGCAACGACGGGCCCACTTGCGGGGGTTCGGGTACTGGACATGACACGTCTGGCACCCGGACCGTACGCGAGCATGCTGCTCGCGGATCTCGGTGCAGACGTGATCGCGATCGGTGGTGGTCGTTCCGGGCTTCCGGTGCCGGCACTGTCCCGAGGCAAGGAATTCATATCGCTGGATCTCAAGACCGAGGACGGCCGCCAGGCCCTGCGAACGCTCGTCTCGGAAGCTGACGTTTTCATGGAGGGATTCCGGCCCGGTGTTGCGGACAGGCTGGGCGCCGGCTACGCGGAACTGTCGGCCCTCAATCCGGGACTCGTCTACTGCAGCGTAACGGGCTACGGCCAGGGCGGACCGATGGCGCAACGCGCCGGTCACGACATCAACTACCTCGCGATCGGAGGCGCCCTCGGGGTCTTCGGCCCATCGGATCAGCCGCCGGTCCCGCCTTTGAACCTGGTCGCCGACTTCGCGGGGGGTGGGTTGCTGTCGGCTTTCGGCATTCTGGGCGCGTTGTACGACAGGACTCGAACAGGTAAGGGCCGGTATATCGATTCCGCCATGGTCGACGGCGTCCTGTCGATGATGGGAATGAACTTCGTCGATTGGCAGACGCCGACGCTGCCCGGCCGTGGACGTGGCGTACTGGTCGGGTCGATGCCGTTCTATCGGTGCTATCGCTGTTCCGACGGTCGATACGTCGCGGTCGGCGCCCTGGAGGTGGCATTTTTCGAGCGGTTGTGGACCACCCTCAACCTCGGAGCCGTACCGAATCATTTCGACGAGTCCACCTGGGACCTCATCGAGAAGTCGCTGACCGCCGAGTTCGAGAAGAAGACGATGGTGGAGTGGACCGCGGTGTTCGCCGACGTGGATGCGTGCGTAACACCGGTGCTCGAACCGCACGAGCTGTCCACGTTCGACCAGATCGTGGCCAGGGATCCGGGATTCGCACTGGATTCGGTCCCGGTGGTCCCAGTGTTCTCCGGCGGACCGAAACGGCGCATCACCGACACCCGCATCAAGACCGAAGAAGTCCTGCGCCGCGCCGGACTTCCCGAAGATGTCGCCGGCCGTGCCGCCGCGGACGGCGTCCCACCCTCCGTGACGGGTCTGAGCTGGCCACCACTGTGA
- a CDS encoding NAD(P)H-dependent flavin oxidoreductase: MLNTRFTEIFGVEHPVVCGGMTGVGTAELISAVAEAGGLGFLTALTQPTPEALTAEIARCREMTDKSFGVNLTLLPTVNPVPYDEYRAAIIDSGITIVETAGSNPQEHVAAFKAAGVKVIHKAVAVRHAVKAQSMGADAVSIDGFECAGHPGNEDIPGLILIPAAARVLDIPIIASGGFATGDGLVAALALGASAINMGTRFVASDEAPVHPNVKAQIVANDERQTILVFREFRNTARVARNSISEEIATLSARPGAEFADVAHLASGVRGRTEVLQNGDMDGGMWWAGQSQGLIETVLPCKTIISDIVSDAEAAIRRIAADLT, encoded by the coding sequence ATGCTGAATACACGTTTCACCGAGATTTTCGGTGTCGAACACCCCGTTGTGTGCGGGGGTATGACCGGCGTGGGCACCGCGGAGCTGATCTCCGCCGTCGCCGAGGCCGGCGGACTCGGGTTCCTCACCGCATTGACCCAACCCACACCCGAAGCACTCACCGCCGAGATCGCCCGGTGCCGCGAGATGACCGACAAGTCGTTCGGCGTCAACCTCACTCTTCTCCCGACGGTCAATCCCGTCCCCTACGACGAGTACCGCGCTGCAATTATCGACAGCGGCATAACTATCGTCGAGACCGCCGGCAGCAATCCCCAGGAGCACGTCGCCGCGTTCAAGGCCGCAGGAGTCAAGGTCATCCACAAGGCGGTGGCCGTTCGGCACGCCGTGAAGGCCCAATCAATGGGCGCCGACGCGGTGAGCATCGACGGGTTCGAGTGCGCCGGCCACCCCGGCAACGAGGACATCCCGGGGCTCATCCTCATCCCCGCCGCGGCCCGCGTCCTCGACATCCCGATCATCGCCAGCGGCGGGTTCGCCACCGGGGACGGGCTCGTAGCAGCACTCGCCCTCGGGGCTTCCGCGATCAATATGGGCACCCGGTTCGTCGCGAGCGACGAAGCGCCCGTGCATCCGAACGTCAAGGCCCAGATCGTCGCCAACGACGAACGCCAGACCATCCTCGTGTTCCGGGAGTTCCGCAACACCGCTCGTGTGGCCCGGAATTCGATTTCCGAGGAGATCGCAACCCTTTCGGCCCGGCCGGGCGCAGAATTCGCCGATGTCGCGCACCTCGCATCCGGGGTACGCGGACGCACCGAGGTGTTGCAGAACGGCGACATGGACGGCGGAATGTGGTGGGCTGGCCAGTCCCAGGGCCTCATCGAGACCGTCCTGCCCTGTAAGACGATCATCTCGGACATCGTGAGCGACGCCGAAGCCGCCATCCGCAGGATCGCCGCCGACCTCACCTGA
- a CDS encoding aldehyde dehydrogenase (NADP(+)), whose protein sequence is METTAIETLPDTTTEDYERILSAAETAATSLARTDPSRRAQILRSMADTLDANGAELVPLAAADSSLPEARLRGEVSRTTMQLRMFADVVEEGSWLEAIIDTADPDAHPAPRPDLRRMLVPTGPAAVFGASNFPFAFGLGGGDTASALAAGCPVVAKAHPAQPRLTAAYARAIDEGLRAGGAPDGTFGVVQGADVGRLLVQDPRITAVGFTGSTSGGRALADLAAGRPYPIPFYGELGSINPVFVTPAAAAERSGKIAGQFLESLLLGAGQFCTKPGILFVPDQSSIEWLVRTAVADDSFRLLHRGIRQSFLDVSREILEHPDVRPVSSPEQSDLDDLSVRPVIGVTDARALHRNSQALIKECFGPFGLIVTYTSVAELHATMAVLPGTLTATVHGTDDDHDAAALLDALARYAGRVIWNGWPTGVAVSWAQHHGGPYPATNSVHTSVGATAIRRFLRPVAYQSVHEAHLPPALVDANPWGIPRRVNGHLS, encoded by the coding sequence ATGGAAACCACTGCGATAGAGACCCTTCCAGACACCACCACAGAGGATTACGAGCGGATTCTCTCGGCCGCGGAGACCGCCGCGACGTCACTCGCCCGAACGGACCCGAGCCGACGGGCACAGATTCTGCGGTCGATGGCCGACACACTCGACGCAAACGGCGCGGAATTGGTGCCGCTGGCGGCCGCCGACAGTTCGCTCCCCGAGGCTCGCCTTCGCGGCGAAGTCTCGCGAACCACGATGCAGCTTCGAATGTTCGCCGATGTCGTCGAAGAGGGCTCCTGGCTGGAGGCCATCATCGACACAGCCGATCCGGACGCGCATCCCGCTCCGCGCCCCGATCTGCGGCGGATGCTTGTACCCACCGGACCCGCCGCGGTGTTCGGTGCGAGTAACTTTCCGTTCGCGTTCGGGCTCGGGGGCGGAGATACCGCGTCCGCATTGGCCGCCGGCTGTCCCGTCGTCGCGAAAGCGCATCCCGCTCAGCCGCGATTGACCGCCGCCTACGCGCGGGCGATCGACGAGGGACTTCGTGCGGGCGGCGCCCCGGACGGCACGTTCGGGGTAGTGCAGGGCGCGGACGTCGGACGTCTGCTCGTTCAGGATCCGCGCATCACGGCCGTCGGATTCACCGGTTCGACATCGGGTGGCCGGGCTCTTGCAGACCTGGCAGCCGGTCGGCCGTACCCTATCCCGTTTTACGGCGAGCTCGGCAGTATCAACCCGGTGTTCGTGACACCTGCTGCGGCTGCGGAACGGTCGGGAAAGATTGCGGGCCAATTCCTCGAATCATTACTCCTCGGCGCCGGTCAGTTCTGTACCAAACCGGGGATTCTGTTCGTCCCCGACCAGAGTTCGATCGAGTGGCTCGTCCGAACTGCGGTCGCGGACGATTCTTTCCGTCTGCTGCACAGAGGAATTCGCCAATCGTTCCTCGATGTGTCCCGGGAGATCCTCGAGCACCCGGACGTCCGGCCGGTGTCATCGCCCGAGCAGAGCGATCTGGACGATCTGTCGGTCCGCCCGGTGATCGGCGTGACCGACGCTCGGGCGTTGCATCGAAACTCACAGGCCCTGATCAAAGAGTGCTTCGGTCCATTCGGATTGATCGTGACTTACACATCGGTCGCGGAACTTCACGCGACGATGGCTGTCCTGCCGGGCACGCTGACGGCGACCGTCCACGGCACCGACGATGACCACGATGCCGCAGCACTGCTCGACGCGCTTGCGCGCTACGCGGGGCGCGTCATCTGGAACGGATGGCCCACCGGTGTCGCCGTCAGTTGGGCCCAGCACCACGGTGGTCCGTACCCCGCCACCAACTCTGTTCACACGTCAGTCGGAGCTACCGCAATTCGGAGGTTCCTGCGGCCGGTCGCATACCAATCGGTGCACGAAGCGCATCTGCCTCCCGCACTCGTCGACGCGAACCCGTGGGGTATCCCACGCCGGGTGAACGGCCATCTGTCGTAG
- a CDS encoding MFS transporter: MGLFTSATSLGTVIANTVVPWMINHYSWHASYHLFGAISVVTAVACYVIIRPGPVVNQRATNRDGKRPSAWKTLTTNRDLMLLSLAGFGGFWGTYGFVTWSDALLIKGHGVSSTTAGFIVAIFAGVAVFSKPLIGMLGDKVGSARKPAIVILALFAVILIFFGTLDNVPALLIAAPVLGLVGYGYLPLIVAMIPRLVSSGVTVPPPAPPTPSGRSPALSSLSRSARSSPPPARSWRRSPPSPSDR, encoded by the coding sequence ATGGGACTGTTCACCTCCGCCACCTCACTCGGCACCGTCATCGCCAACACCGTCGTCCCATGGATGATCAACCACTACAGCTGGCACGCCTCCTACCATCTTTTCGGTGCCATCTCGGTCGTGACCGCAGTCGCCTGCTATGTAATCATCCGACCGGGACCGGTCGTCAACCAACGCGCCACGAACCGTGACGGCAAACGCCCCTCCGCCTGGAAGACACTGACCACCAACCGTGACCTGATGCTGCTCTCACTCGCGGGGTTCGGCGGCTTCTGGGGCACATACGGATTCGTCACCTGGTCTGACGCCCTCCTCATCAAAGGACATGGAGTCTCCAGCACCACCGCCGGATTCATCGTGGCCATCTTCGCGGGCGTGGCGGTGTTCAGCAAGCCCCTCATCGGAATGCTCGGCGACAAAGTCGGCAGCGCCCGAAAGCCCGCAATCGTCATCCTCGCGCTGTTCGCCGTGATCCTGATCTTCTTCGGCACCCTGGACAACGTCCCGGCGCTCCTGATTGCGGCACCCGTCCTCGGCCTGGTCGGATACGGATACCTGCCGCTGATCGTCGCGATGATTCCGCGTCTGGTTTCGAGCGGGGTCACGGTACCGCCGCCGGCGCCTCCAACGCCTTCTGGCAGATCGCCAGCACTCTCGTCCCTCTCGCGATCGGCGCGGTCTTCTCCGCCACCGGCTCGTTCCTGGCGGCGTTCTCCGCCCTCGCCGTCGGACCGATGA
- a CDS encoding crotonase/enoyl-CoA hydratase family protein, whose product MEYTTIRHEIEDGILTVVLDRSDHLNAFTVEMADELEHTFVSVNDNDEVRAVIVTGEGRAFCAGMDLSSEGNVFGLDESKTPSLADMHDLGDPGLHRIRDTGGRVTLAIHACRKPVIAAINGAAVGIGATMTLAMDARLLSNRARFGLVFGKLGIVPEACSTWFLPRLVGMPAALDLVYRADILDADAAHAVGLAQAVYEPDALLGAARALADAWTRDRSPVSVALMRQMMLRNSAAPHPVEAHRVDSLAMFYTSIADGADGVRAFLDKRPPSFRGKASEMPPFYREWVDAPVP is encoded by the coding sequence ATGGAATACACCACCATCCGCCACGAGATCGAGGACGGCATCCTCACTGTCGTGCTCGACCGTTCCGACCACCTCAACGCATTCACCGTCGAGATGGCCGACGAACTCGAGCACACCTTCGTGTCGGTGAACGATAACGACGAGGTCCGAGCGGTGATTGTCACCGGGGAGGGACGCGCGTTCTGCGCCGGCATGGACCTGTCGAGCGAAGGAAACGTGTTCGGTCTCGACGAGTCGAAGACGCCGTCCCTCGCCGACATGCACGATCTCGGCGACCCGGGGCTGCACCGAATCCGCGATACCGGTGGCCGTGTCACTCTTGCGATCCACGCCTGCCGGAAACCGGTGATCGCCGCGATCAACGGTGCGGCCGTCGGGATCGGAGCGACCATGACGTTGGCGATGGACGCGCGCCTGTTGTCGAACAGGGCGCGGTTCGGGCTGGTGTTCGGCAAACTCGGGATCGTGCCGGAAGCGTGCTCGACGTGGTTTCTGCCCCGGCTCGTCGGCATGCCCGCGGCACTCGATCTGGTGTACCGGGCCGACATCCTCGACGCCGACGCCGCACACGCAGTCGGGCTGGCGCAGGCCGTTTACGAACCCGATGCGCTGCTCGGTGCGGCACGAGCGCTGGCGGACGCGTGGACACGCGACCGGTCGCCGGTGTCGGTGGCACTCATGCGCCAGATGATGCTGCGCAATTCCGCAGCGCCGCACCCGGTAGAAGCTCATCGCGTCGATTCCCTGGCCATGTTCTACACCAGCATCGCCGACGGGGCCGACGGCGTGCGCGCCTTCCTCGACAAGCGCCCACCCAGCTTCCGTGGAAAGGCATCCGAGATGCCGCCGTTCTACCGGGAATGGGTCGATGCCCCAGTCCCGTGA
- a CDS encoding CaiB/BaiF CoA transferase family protein, whose amino-acid sequence MQHIQQQALSGIRVLDLGEIMQAPIAAQVLGDLGAEVIKVERGVNGDMLRGLDRDSLEAGRPGAYFAAVNRNKRSIALNLKSAEGKDILHQLLAETDVLIHSYRTAAVERLGLTYDDLQERYPRLVYGTATGFGETGPYAHKAGQDMLAQALSGMARSCGDPSISAYVHPVPTVDYASGMALAQGILAALFERERSGRGQKVSVNLFDTALSLQTLESASLLMDRRETNWVTDWYSGIFETTDGLLLVLGLFRDNPLQLACKALGIDDLSVQPSFASPQLQAENKEAANAVLRPLIARLSTTGAAEQFDGVDLLCAPLLTLQEALDHPQTRHNGTLVDVEVEGVRTTRLIGSPVTLSRTPAQVRRGVPSVGEHSDEILHELGVSESRVQTLRSKEVIR is encoded by the coding sequence GTGCAACACATTCAACAGCAAGCGCTGAGCGGCATCCGAGTACTCGATCTCGGCGAGATCATGCAGGCCCCCATTGCGGCACAGGTTCTCGGCGACCTTGGCGCCGAAGTGATCAAGGTCGAGCGAGGTGTCAATGGAGACATGCTGAGGGGCCTGGATCGCGATTCACTCGAGGCAGGTCGCCCAGGCGCCTACTTCGCCGCGGTCAACCGCAACAAGCGCAGCATCGCACTCAATCTGAAATCTGCTGAGGGGAAAGATATTCTGCATCAGCTGCTCGCGGAGACGGATGTTCTCATCCACAGCTACCGGACCGCGGCGGTCGAACGGCTCGGGTTGACATACGACGACCTGCAGGAGCGTTACCCCAGGCTTGTCTACGGTACCGCGACCGGATTCGGGGAAACCGGACCGTATGCCCACAAGGCCGGCCAGGACATGCTCGCGCAGGCGCTCAGCGGGATGGCGAGGTCGTGCGGCGACCCGTCGATCTCGGCGTACGTGCATCCGGTACCGACGGTCGATTATGCATCGGGTATGGCTCTGGCGCAAGGGATTTTGGCCGCACTGTTCGAACGCGAGCGTTCCGGCCGTGGCCAGAAGGTCAGCGTCAACCTCTTCGATACGGCACTGTCGCTGCAGACCCTCGAAAGTGCCTCGCTGCTCATGGACCGGCGTGAGACCAACTGGGTGACGGATTGGTACAGCGGCATCTTCGAGACGACGGATGGTCTGCTGCTGGTGCTCGGCCTGTTCCGCGACAACCCCCTGCAGCTGGCGTGCAAAGCACTCGGCATCGACGATCTGTCCGTCCAGCCGTCCTTCGCGTCGCCACAGCTCCAGGCTGAGAACAAGGAGGCCGCCAACGCGGTCCTGCGTCCACTGATCGCGCGGCTGAGCACCACCGGGGCGGCGGAACAGTTCGACGGGGTCGACCTGCTGTGCGCACCGCTGCTCACCCTGCAGGAGGCGCTCGATCATCCCCAGACGCGCCACAACGGCACGCTCGTCGACGTCGAGGTCGAGGGTGTGCGGACGACCCGCCTGATCGGCAGTCCCGTCACTTTGTCCCGTACGCCCGCACAGGTACGCCGAGGGGTGCCCTCGGTGGGTGAACATTCCGACGAAATCCTTCACGAGCTCGGGGTATCCGAGTCACGTGTCCAGACATTGCGCAGCAAGGAAGTGATCCGATGA
- a CDS encoding glycoside hydrolase family 88 protein, giving the protein MTGSRYTAAIESMLERIDSTAKQSSGKFPHYGDPESGEWTTTADGNWTGGFWGGLAALGFVASGEDRLSRLADEITEQVLPRESSDTAFRGFLFWYGAAVNHLVTGSASASEIALAGARGLLASFNDRAGVIPLGAEAEEAEAVGEGAANIDAVPGTVALLSWASAQTSDPRFLDAAIRHAERHIELCIRADGSVCQSALFDTTNGALLRRYTHKGMNDDTTWGRAQAWAMVAYAQAAQWASPSFLPTAVRLADWWLDRTPTAGIVSWDFDAGTGPHVPIDTSATAIAAAALLKLARLVPDRTDFRDRAVAHVNALLDHLTPTGPHDSRLAGILMDGCFDKRRDFATRNELIWGDYFLLECLISLDGRSDTLTL; this is encoded by the coding sequence GTGACCGGCTCCCGGTACACCGCCGCCATCGAATCGATGCTCGAGCGTATCGACTCGACCGCCAAGCAGAGCAGCGGCAAGTTCCCGCACTACGGTGACCCTGAATCCGGCGAATGGACCACCACTGCCGATGGAAACTGGACGGGCGGATTCTGGGGCGGACTGGCCGCACTCGGCTTCGTGGCGTCCGGTGAGGACCGCCTGTCGCGACTCGCCGACGAGATCACCGAGCAGGTCCTGCCCCGGGAGAGCTCCGATACCGCCTTCCGCGGCTTCCTCTTCTGGTATGGCGCGGCGGTCAACCACCTCGTCACCGGAAGCGCGAGCGCATCCGAGATCGCGCTGGCGGGTGCCCGCGGGCTGCTCGCCAGCTTCAACGATCGAGCGGGCGTGATCCCGCTCGGCGCGGAAGCGGAGGAAGCGGAAGCGGTCGGCGAGGGCGCCGCGAACATCGACGCCGTCCCGGGCACCGTCGCCCTGCTGTCGTGGGCGTCGGCGCAGACCAGCGACCCGCGGTTCCTCGACGCCGCGATCCGCCACGCGGAGCGGCACATCGAGCTCTGCATCCGGGCGGATGGTTCGGTCTGTCAGTCGGCACTGTTCGACACGACCAACGGTGCACTCTTGCGCCGCTACACCCACAAGGGCATGAACGACGACACCACCTGGGGTCGGGCGCAGGCGTGGGCGATGGTGGCGTACGCCCAGGCCGCGCAGTGGGCGTCGCCGTCCTTCCTGCCGACCGCCGTCCGGCTGGCCGACTGGTGGCTGGACCGCACGCCGACTGCCGGAATCGTGTCATGGGACTTCGACGCCGGCACCGGACCGCACGTCCCGATCGACACGTCCGCCACTGCCATCGCCGCTGCCGCGCTGCTCAAGCTCGCCCGACTGGTTCCCGACCGGACCGACTTCCGGGACAGGGCCGTCGCCCACGTGAATGCGCTCCTCGACCACCTCACCCCGACCGGACCGCACGACAGCAGACTGGCAGGGATCCTCATGGACGGTTGCTTCGACAAACGCCGGGACTTCGCTACCCGGAACGAGTTGATCTGGGGCGACTACTTCCTGCTCGAGTGCCTGATCAGCCTGGACGGCCGGTCCGATACTCTGACACTGTGA